In Oryzias melastigma strain HK-1 linkage group LG10, ASM292280v2, whole genome shotgun sequence, the genomic window ccacccagaaagatcccagctgggattcaaagcAGGGTCTTCTCGTTATGaggagaaataataaaaagaaaggtaGGTCAggccgttttcagcttcaggagTTTCTTCtgagcaccagatactttctcatgtattattttttaaaacttctttatCCTTTAGGGCAGGGGTCACTAGCAGACCGTGGTCCGGATCTGGGCCCAGATGTTGGGACATGCCGTCCCAGCATCTGGGCCGACCTTGACACAAAACTAATACGGCGCCTCTATTTTAAACTGTGCAAATCTTGTTTTCATTGAAACACATTCTCATTACTAACTCGTcacatatggacgtatggttccaGCCCCCTCAGCATCACTTCTTGACGTTTTGAGGGTCCCAAACTCGTGATTTTTTGACCTGCTGCcagttcccattaaatcagggggtCCCCGACACGGGGTGCTTGATACAGGGCTGcagatttctgcatttttatcttctgattctgaaggaagttttattttgttcagagCGAAAGCCCAAAGCTAAAAGTTAATGAAAGGCAAAGACAAAGACTTATttagaaactttcttttttttttgagaaatgagCCATGATCTGAAGAATGATCTTTCCGTTTCAGAGAAACATAACCTAACCTGGACCTTAACTTCAAGTAAAGAGTTCTAACTGGACCTCTTTAAACTTTAGTTAAAGATCCTTGCGGTACAACAAAGAACATTTCAGATGTTGCTTCAGTATCTCTGGAGTTGAAGAGTCGGTTAAGTAGAAACTTCTTTTAGTGAAAGGTAAAACTAACTGGAGAGAAACTTGTTCATATATAAAAAAGGCTAAGGAACCAACACAgaagtttttgaattttctaGAAGGTAATTAAATATATGATAAATGATGGTGGATAGCTTTTAGGTTATTTGACCAAATCgctccaaaaaaaaagccaatttggtttaaaaatctaaaagctattgaagaaaaacgtgaatatttacactaaaaaatggactaaaattagaaaaagcatcaaaagctaatgtaaactgctgttCTAGATAGTTCTtagtctgttttattattttaaagggtttGATTTGGTCCAATACTCTATTGAAGAAACATTCTGTcgtttgttgacggtccctaaatatgaacagagcgaatgtctgtcgaatatccaacctaaaactaacttcactgcagtttaatttgttatctgctggagttttttaaagttatttatagtttagctaatattttagcaacatgctaaagttttttttatcttcaacaAATCTAGGTCATggaaaggtttttgtttttaatgtggtttatttgctttttaagcatttattgtttttatagaacatttttatttttcaaaatcatcTGTTTATCAGTTTTGAGTAAACTTGTGATTCTTATCAATAATGTTTTGAACTTATCTAGAGTGTGAGCTCCAATAAAAACTGGTCCACAAAAACTGATCTTATATCACAGTTCTGGTTACAACAGCTTTTAAGAATCtggttataaaaatgtattttatgttaaaagacTGATGTGTTGATATGTCAACCAAAGAGGAGGTGAGATtgaattttcctgttttaaacgTGTCCAATACTGAGCTTGACGTCTTTATTAAATCTTAATGTACTCCTGTGGACTAACTACAAGGTATTTAGTATGTGGAGGCCTCACCGTTTGTCCCTCACCCACAGTCTGGTGTTGCACTATGGCCTCTATAAGAAGATGATGGTGAAACGCTCCTGAAGGTCCAGAAGCTGctttctctgctgcttccaAACAAAGACTTAACTCTGAATTCTGTTACCGTCAGGTTTTCAAGCCGTACAAAGCCTCTCAGCACGACATGTGTCGGTTCCACTCTGAAGATTACATAGACTTCCTGCAGAAGGTCAGCCCCAACAACATGCAGGGCTTCACCAAGAGCCTGAACACCTTCAACGTAGGAGATGACTGGTGAGCGCTGCTCCtccgttttcttcttttgcttcatGCAGACGTGACCGCTAACCGAACCGTGGGTTGTAGTCCTGTGTTTCCAGGTCTGTTTGAGTTCTGTTCCAGATACACCGGAGCGTCTCTGCAGGGCGCCACGCAGCTCAACCACAAGGTAACGAGTCAGTTTTGTTCTGTCAGTCATAAAAAGTTCTTCATGGACTTCTCTGTTAATGCACACGATTGAACTTAATGCTCCCAGCAGCTCCATTTAAGGAattatttacagataaaatctttacaaaaatcatctttaaattGGATTTCAATGATtacaaaaagctgcagattccagaatttcctttttactgtatttgtttATCCCAGAGagcaacaagacaaaaacactgagtagtttattgaaaaaatatggaaacttttttttaaaagttttattagtAATCAttgaaacaacaaataaaaaaggaaagaccAAAGTGTTGTTTTGGACTTAActgcatcatttttaaatgattttcccTGGACTGATTTGTTGTTATGACCTTAGAtcaccactagatgtcactgtATGCCCTAAAACACCACATTGGAACCTATACTGTCAGTGAATGAAAGGTTTATTCTTTGAGGTTTTTGTTCTTGTCAGGTTTACTGAGTGTAAATATTTCTTCCTGCAGATCTGTGACATCGCCATCAACTGGGCTGGAGGTTTACATCACGCCAAAAAGTTTGAGGTCAGAAAACAAACTCTTGATCTTCACGTTTGttcattttctgattaaattgtttttcgTTTGCAGGCGTCGGGGTTTTGCTACGTGAACGACATCGTCATCAGCATCCTGGAGCTTCTAAAGTGAGGCGGCGCTCCTCTGCACCTCCTGACTGTTCCCGCCTTTTCTAATCATGTGTGTTGCAGGTACCACCCCCGCGTTCTGTACATCGACATCGACATTCACCACGGCGACGGGGTCCAGGAGGCCTTCTACCTGACGGACAGAGTCATGACCGTGTCCTTCCACAAGTACGGGAACTACTTCTTCCCGGGAACAGGTGAGAGCTGCTCCCGGCTCGTGTTGGCTCCGTCTTGGATTTGTGAGGACTCCCGGCTGCTTTCCTGCAGGTGACATGTACGAGGTGGGGGCCGAGAGCGGCCGCTACTGCTGCCTGAACGTCCCGCTGCGAGACGGCATCGATGACCAGAGTGAGTGGCCAGGTCTGCGCAGACAGGCGAAGCGTCTGCTGCGAGCGNNNNNNNNNNNNNNNNNNNNNNNNNNNNNNNNNNNNNNNNNNNNNNNNNNNNNNNNNNNNNNNNNNNNNNNNNNNNNNNNNNNNNNNNNNNNNNNNNNNNNNNNNNNNNNNNNNNNNNNNNNNNNNNNNNNNNNNNNNNNNNNNNNNNNNNNNNNNNNNNNNNNNNNNNNNNNNNNNNNNNNNNNNNNNNNNNNNNNNNNNNNNNNNNNNNNNNNNNNNNNNNNNNNNNNNNNNNNNNNNNNNNNNNNNNNNNNNNNNNNNNNNNNNNNNNNNNNNNNNNNNNNNNNNNNNNNNNNNNNNNNNNNNNNNNNNNNNNNNNNNNNNNNNNNNNNNNNNNNNNNNNNNNNNNNNNNNNNNNNNNNNNNNNNNNNNNNNNNNNNNNNNNNNNNNNNNNNNNNNNNNNNNNNNNNNNNNNNNNNNNNNNNNNNNNNNNNNNNNNNNNNNNNNNNNNNNNNNNNNNNNNNNNNNNNNNNNNNNNNNNNNNNNNNNNNNNNNNNNNNNNNNNNNNNNNNNNNNNNNNNNNNNNNNNNNNNNNNNNNNNNNNNNNNNNNNNNNNNNNNNNNNNNNNNNNNNNNNNNNNNNNNNNNNNNNNNNNNNNNNNNNNNNNNNNNNNNNNNNNNNNNNNNNNNNNNNNNNNNNNNNNNNNNNNNNNNNNNNNNNNNNNNNNNNNNNNNNNNNNNNNNNNNNNNNNNNNNNNNNNNNNNNNNNNNNNNNNNNNNNNNNNNNNNNNNNNNNNNNNNNNNNNNNNNNNNNNNNNNNNNNNNNNNNNNNNNNNNNNNNNNNNNNNNNNNNNNNNNNNNNNNNNNNNNNNNNNNNNNNNNNNNNNNNNNNNNNNNNNNNNNNNNNNNNNNNNNNNNNNNNNNNNNNNNNNNNNNNNNNNNNNNNNNNNNNNNNNNNNNNNNNNNNNNNNNNNNNNNNNNNNNNNNNNNNNTTCAGACAGGTTTCTTCACACTAAAACAACGTGAGGATGAAAGAGTGCAGAAAAGTGAGGATGGAAACACTAAAGTCTGACTCACAAACACACTAGACTTTCTGTTTGTACAAATGGAGCttcaacacatttaaaagcacGCCATCCTCTGGCCTAAcgacaaactgcagcaggaCTGAACCACAGGAGTCCTGAACCCTTCAAAGATGGGTTAGAAAAGTGTCAAGCGAGCAGCATCTCAGGTTTGATTGCACCTTTGTTTCCGGGGTTCTGTCGTCCCTCCTAAGCAAAGCGTACCTGTCCTTTACGGATTCAAGCGCCCTCTGCTGTTGGATGTGGGTAAGTGCAGGAGCGGCGTGAAGCCGGGACCTTACAGCTCCTCGCTCTCGTACAGCGGCGCGGTGTGCTGGGCGGGGCTCTCCACCGTCAGAGCGGGAATGCTCACCGAGGACAGCAGCTTCAGGGTCTTTGAGCCAGGGGGCGCCGTTTTGACAGGCGGGGTGGTTCGAGCTGAAAGGAGACGCAGAACATTCTAATGAGAACTCCTCGATGGACGTGACAgcgcttcatctgcagagaaaCGTGAGGATCTCTCTGATGCTTGGATTCTTCTCATACCAGGTTACTGAAAATAACCGGGCCTGCTCCATTTGTCCTGAACAGCACAAAAGAGAAGATGGATGAAGGAAACGATAATTCTGCGTGTGACTTGGTGACCGCTGTTCAGTCTTTTCAGAAAACACTGGTCATTCTGAAGATGAATCTGGAGGAGAACTgtgaacattttccttcattaaagGAGATTAAATGGATCACAGCTCATTCTGACTATCAAAACGTTGATTGAAAACTTTAAGACTTGATTTGATGGCTTTACTTTGGGAGACCTGCTCTTGATCTTTGTTAAAAATCAATTCTTAGTGaagaattgtcatttttttcaatagagGCCACACCTTGTTACAAAAGGGCAATTACAGCACATTCATGTTACATATTGCACTTTAAGCAGTATGTTTAAgtttatgttatattttttattactctTCAATTTTTCTATGTTCAGAACCtggtctaccaagctgacagatTTACTGGACCTCTTTCCAAATTAGTTGGAGATCactgttctaaatgtacaaagGGCAAAGATATTTGCTGTCATCTGATGGTCAAAAGTAGAACTGCAACTGACAAAAGATTTAGCCCTTCATCTATAAACGATCAGAATGAcatcattttttgataaataaattaagtcCTTTTTTAATCAGTAGTATTTCTAATCTATTATTCCATAATTATAACATTTATGTACAGGATTTAATCTGCAGGATGCTTCATGATTTTAGTGTTAAGCAGTTTTAACATGCAGAGACAATTAGATGAAATTTACATTGAAAACAAGAAGGTTTAACTCACCTGTGGTTaccaaagaaacagaaacattgcCATCTAGTGGAGGAAAACTTCACAAACAAGGAAATGAAGcttaaacaaactgaaactaTTCTGACTTTGTTACCTGAACTCAGACGCCATTAAAGCCGTGAAAATCTCTGCTGGAAAAACAAcgatttttggaatattttcagCCTGTAGTTCAAGACAGAAGCTGGTGAGTCCTGAGACTGAAAGACTTTGGCTAGAAATGGCTGAGAGAGCTGATCTTCTTGAATTCCTGAACTGTCACATTTGTTCAGAGACTTTCAATGATCCTGTAACTCTGAGCTGCAACCACAACTTCTGTTCAAGCTGCCTGCAGAAGTTCTGGGAACAAACTCCGAACAAAAACTGTCCCATCTGCAAAAGAAAATCATCTAAAGATGTTCCTGGTGTGAACTTCAGCCTGAAGAAACTTGCTGACTCGTTTGCTGGAAGACAGAAATCTGAATcatcagagacaaaaacaggagaGCAGAAGATCATGGAGGTCTGCAGGAAACATTCAGGAGAAACCAATCTGTTCTGTAAAGACGAGCAGAAAGCTTTTTGTTCTGTCTGTGAGTTTTCTCAGCACCAGAGTCACAAAGTGGTTCCTGTAGAAGAAGCAGTCAgagagctgaaggaggagctgaaatCTGACTTAGAGTCTCTGCAGGACAAGAGGATGAAATACAAAGAAGTGGAGGAAACGTACAATCAGATGATTCAACACTCCaagaagcagctgctgtccacagagacacagatcagagcagagttcaacaagctccaccagttcctgaaggaggaagaggagtccaGACTGGCAGCtctgagggaggaagaggagcagaagagGAAGGCTGTGAGCAGAGAGATGAAGAGGATCCAGGAGCAGATGTCCTCTCTGTCAGAAAGTATCAGTGCTGttgaagcagagctgcagaaagacAAGGAGGCGTTCCTCAGCAGTTCTAAAGACACTCAGAGCAGAGCCAGAGCCCAGAGCTCGCGGTCAGACCCACAGCTGCTCTCAGGAGCTCTGATAGATGTGGCCAAACATGTGGGCAACCTGTCCTTCAGAGTCTgggagaagatgaaggagaaggTCCACTTCAGTCCCGTCCTCCTGGACCCAAACACTGCAAGCAGATTCCTTTATCTGTCTGATGATCTGACCAGTGTGAGACGAGGAGAAACTGCTCAGCAGCTTCCTGACAATCCAGAGAGAAACGTGAATTATACTAATGTTTTTGGTTCTGAAGGATTCAGATCAGGGAAACACAGctgggaggtggaggtgggaaATCATCCTCACTGGAACATTGGTGTGGTTAAAGAGTCTGTTAACAGGAAGGGAGAGAGGTTTGCTTCTCCAGAATATGGAATCTGGTGTTTATTACACCATAatggaaaatacacaaactgtGTTGGTCAGACTGTCACTGTGACCAAGAGTCTCCAGAAGATCAGAGTCCAGCTGGACTATGACAAGGGAGAGGTGTCCTTCTACAACCCTGAAGACATGACTCACATCTACACTCACAAAGACACTTTCACTGAGAAACTTTTACCATATTTTACTGTATGTAACTCTAGAGATGCAAAAACTTCTGAACTCCAAATCTGTCCGACTGACTGAGATGATTTGActcttttgtcataaaaaaataacagattttcttttcatcACAATGATCATTACtctcataggttgattggttactctaaattgcctctaggtgtgtctgagagtggatgtgtgtgtgattgaggccctgtgacagactggcgacctgtccagggtgcaccccgccttcgcccttcagtagccgggatgggctccggcatccccgcgaccccgaaagggaagaagtggacaagaaaatggatggatggatgatcatTACTCTTTGATCGATCAATCCACGTGATCCGATTTTCTTCCTACAATCAGCAGAAAATTATCTTCATTGTTGTGCAACAATTAacactaaaatgtaattttaaaactatttttttcattttaaatctttatttacagaaagccaaaaacacaaagttcaatatttttgtttgtcttctgtaTAAAAATGATCCACAGTGATCCAGAACATGTCATGTTTTGTGGATAAATCTTCATTAAAGGGTCACTGAATCTGTTTTCTTCGATCTTTAGCATctcaaatattttacatctAATTTCAATTACAGATTTCACCACAGAACCTATAAATATTTCTATCAAAGTATTGAAGTTTTTTGCTGTTTCAGTTATAGAGATATAGTTAGAGTTATAGAGatattttcatgtttggttTCAAGCTCTTCTGATGTAAAGAAGAGTTTGGCATCGACTTTATTATCATCctcttaaatgttgttttagagaatcatcaggaaaatgtgTGATATaccaaaacatgtatttatgtgtGCAGAAATATTATAGGAgttcagtttattaaaattgatttatttttcattgaaattgttgttttactttgttttttcttccttgaATGTAATACACTGTGCCGCCACCAGAAATCAGCAATTCTTCCACTTTGGCTGTCAGGCAGAAAGCTGCAAAACTGCAGTTACTGACACAAGTCGACACTTGcgattttttgacatgctgccagctcccattaaatcagggggtCCCCGACACGGGGTGCTTGATACCGGGCTGcagatttctgcatttttatcttctgattttattttgttcagagCAAAAGCCCAAAGCTAAAAGTTAATGAaaggcaaacaaaaagacatatttagaaagtttctttttttggggaaAAGAGCCATGATCTGAAGAAGAGCTTTCCACTTCAGAGAaacataaagctgctgtttacagacacaaccaggagtcttcctccAAACATGGATCTATGGAGATAGTCGTTTCCACATATCAAACTGCTCTGCAGAATATGCAGCGACAGATTCTTGAATGTTTATAACCACAATGATAAAGTTACAGACATgatggattcatgtttattattatacttAGAAGTTGcaaataaagttattaattACATGCAGATGTGCCACCAGTACTCAgctacttaaaaataaacagcattatTTGTTTTCTGGACCTTAACTTCAAGTATTGAGTTCTAACTGGACCTCAttaaattttagttaaaaatccTTGCGGTACAACAAAGAGTATCTTAGATGTTGGCGGCGgtatctctggtgttaaagagtcGGTTAAgtagaaactttttttagtgaaaGGTAAAACTAACTGGAGAGAAACTTGTTCATATATAAAAAGGCTAAAGAACAAACACAGAAGTTTTTGAATGTTCTAGGAGTTTGTGAAATAAAGGTTAGTTTTTGGAGTAACATCAGAAACAGTTCGTATCTTCAGgataaaatagattttctctATAAACTGAACTTGTTTGATGACTTCCCTGCTTTCTGCAGATGTTATAGGAGACGTTCCTGTGATCTAAAGTGCTACTCTCCAGTGTCGGCCGCTCCCCCACAGAGCAGATGGTGTCATCTGATCGAGCAGAAACCTTAGAGCTTCACTTTCTCCACAACTGCATGGaataattgtgtgtttggtTTCTGGAGGATCGTGAACGCCTCCTCCATCTGCTGCATCATCCACAGCGTGCGTTGCCATGGTAACCATCAGACTACTTAAGATGTTTgtgcggtgtgtgtgtgtgcggggaGGAGCACTTACTTCCAACATCCAGCCTGGCGTTGCAGGTGGACATGCCAGCTTCGTTGATGGCGGAG contains:
- the LOC118599244 gene encoding zinc-binding protein A33-like, translating into MAERADLLEFLNCHICSETFNDPVTLSCNHNFCSSCLQKFWEQTPNKNCPICKRKSSKDVPGVNFSLKKLADSFAGRQKSESSETKTGEQKIMEVCRKHSGETNLFCKDEQKAFCSVCEFSQHQSHKVVPVEEAVRELKEELKSDLESLQDKRMKYKEVEETYNQMIQHSKKQLLSTETQIRAEFNKLHQFLKEEEESRLAALREEEEQKRKAVSREMKRIQEQMSSLSESISAVEAELQKDKEAFLSSSKDTQSRARAQSSRSDPQLLSGALIDVAKHVGNLSFRVWEKMKEKVHFSPVLLDPNTASRFLYLSDDLTSVRRGETAQQLPDNPERNVNYTNVFGSEGFRSGKHSWEVEVGNHPHWNIGVVKESVNRKGERFASPEYGIWCLLHHNGKYTNCVGQTVTVTKSLQKIRVQLDYDKGEVSFYNPEDMTHIYTHKDTFTEKLLPYFTVCNSRDAKTSELQICPTD